The Cynocephalus volans isolate mCynVol1 chromosome 16, mCynVol1.pri, whole genome shotgun sequence DNA segment atatatgtatatataaaaaatgtcttctaaccatgaaaaaagtatgtattgcaaaatgggaaaaactatacacacaaaaaaccccgcattcttttccagatttcttcgaatttctgtctttccctcagggtcactaacttcttttctctcatttcacttctaccgactccagtatggtttctgcttattcgttctacaaaccaaatgtcactaaggttgccagtacggtctattttccaatgtagtgggcagtttgagttcacaccttctgtggaatctactgattcctcttctcagcacatttattgtttagaaaagacatttatcgtctttgtctccaaagggtgagtctttataatggatggctattccatcttcttcatctgtggctcttctgtccacttcctttaaagtttgaaggtccttagaatccagacaatgtctgtttctccctctgtcatctcttcccacatgaccaacttcatttctgcactttcagttgccattatgatcctccaggcattgaattccttgccaattgcaaattcctgtgtccaactagtgctggacatttgcacttacatgtctagcaatttgtggggcgtatcggtaattttatttctatttcctgacatgcttccatctaccttctgcagagagaattttattggttgtttcattttctcattatactgtttcacataactgatattaagtatgagtgtgtttcttttgagctctctttccctccaagaatcaaagatagaagagagcatgttcacatccatattctgaggggaacaaacaacctcttttaggtgaagttcatttttaccgatagctcgaatacactaatgttgaggagatgaattgtaccatctgtctttacgtcaggttgtagagacaggcttggactttctttttaaagaataaacaaatacaagcatttttctatagtaaaaatttaatgcagaaagcaatataatagtttcacaaaatacaaagaatatattttgttctatgaagcacagtataaaggcgtattgacaaaaacaatttcaatcttgtcaacagttagataaataaacatttaaataaataaatagatagatacatttgcacggtcgtctgtaagtaccagtccctgcagggttgaacatgacgctgctgaacaccctgaaggcatctgacaaacttgaggcacttcatgtcatgattgtagcagaagtgacagtcttggcgaccggagagctcaggaaagtgcgatagtgtgtactcgtccatgagagtcgtttccacgtcggaccaggtctcattgcctcctccctaatcttccccgcatgtttattgatgaagagaaggatctcacgatttctgctctcacgacctcccaggcgcaagggctgtgcctcttctctttcaggtagagactgattctttggaagtatttcctcacggccagtgcgaagtcctcgttcaccaggggagtctcttccacccccacctccggcatcagacaggcttccaggtcgtccagctgctgatagagtccagtgcagagtttgtccaagaggctctcatcccaagcagccgatgagccctctgtgcagaagaggttgaagctctgctgggtcatctcatggaggacagagatggctcgggccttctgcagctggtggccatccaagtcttcctgggggaatccgaagtcatttctgtccttcaggcaggacagaggggagattctcctcattcgtcccaggagtatcaaggccctcctggtccccaggctgtgggcctgaggcagatcacagcccagagagcaggtcgcctggcagctgagcaccagcagggccatcagtaaaggaaagggcaaggccattggggatctcgcagatgctgctggcctggctgagatgggcgactctgagccttagccgctaggttctctgaagagcttgctttgtgcatgtgtcttaaatagggaacacactagtttccattttttggatgcccgtgtcttcctttctacttctgtttttgctttctttatgcactctctacatactttgagagcagcgtttctccacctttttcttttctcttttatttctttcatggtggcctgctcatccctttcctccagagcctggttaaattgttttttccgaattgaccctcctgtgataagctacaaaggcgggggtatatcgtgcaattatttacggaccgtatctgtagctcaggtttatacgtagaaaagaaagtgtgaagttaactttttgcattcaatgcatgtttaagaaggtctctataaaaattttaagccaagacttaagtttcaaagttattgatttgacttggctttataagtttatttgctgagctcctttttgtgtcatctattgacttatataaattgtaatgagtcaaatttcacatgcaaattcatgttacaaaaatacacaataccaatgtaatgacatacttaaatatctttcaaaactgctaaaaattatctatcaattcaattattttcttcccattaatttctagtgtacctaactttaaattttgttccatacgatagaatacattgtcactgtgccacctcccggatgttcccccaggtgcggtcaacttttatttctttttagcactcgacttcattattgatgtggcgaataactttagcagagccacataataaagcacaaattctttgcatttaattctcaaagccattaactcattcagtagcactcaggagcaaacctcagctccatccacgagacagccaaaggcaggccatatgtattcgtgtggaggccacatctcgagacatgattttgagatcaagcgatcgtctattcaccgtaggcttgtattgctcatgctgcatatgctctgtggatcttccaAGAACTCAATGTCAatgcttcttgatacacaagaaaacccgagggaaataaaaattagtaataagggacaggttttcttagatttgggctttggagaaccacaaattattgtaatgactaagatttgttaacacctctaggaactaattttcacacttttgggagcaataccatcccaagaagaatgcacgatggagagaacatcaattttatttaaaaagaaaattttgttttgcaccgaagttcaaatttccaaccaaacatcagtcggagattccaattctaatggaatcttattaaaccaaaggaagccatctttgtcataaatggcaacaatgggatgtaggtgtgatgaaaataaatggctgttcaattgttgtgtaccgctggcgagacaccagagatctttctttcccatttccttttacatagaagggaaagttgctgcattttccctcccaaggaatgggaataccaagaaagccaatatatgtacctcagtgtgatcaaacgtcacaaggaaagcaatatcccactgcaaaggacacgacgaaggataatttagctaaattgagcccagccaaggggcagatgaggggatgcggcagagcagaagaaaagtggtggaagggacgcaggtcaaaggtagcaaacgggcatgggctccaggaaaagcaatcactgctggtccaggggttggtttcagctttgctggatccagctttcaagagagtcaagggagacacaacaaccacaagagtttacacacagaaaaggcaaacttgtgagagtgcaatatgctctctggataacggggaagcgagaaatgcatcccttgttttctccttgtggataaatggactcagaagttgactaatcgtcttgtcatgtctccagcaagaagcaagggaattcacaatttcaaaggacaccccttctttacacatggctatattatttctcctagctgtcagagatgatgtctttattacactgaaccttcgaatgaacttcgtcctaagaatataggtcgccatgagtccgtaagttactcttggccagaggagtcgtcttatgcggtcttgtttcctgggcatcttagcctagttcctatcatttccggagctcagtcaatatttatgaaaggaataatcattataataacagtggaaagaataataccaatacatactggagacatgaattgggaagacaatagatctaaagaatttgtaagctcttcccgcttcatgcagggaaattgtaatggaagattttgtgacgatttaaaaaacaaaacacaaacacttgattgtagagatgctttcttcccatttgtagttttaatatttagaacctcaggatgtgccacagggcctggttgcaaatggaagacccaccttccacttttacttcagtgcccctcaaggaagcgcaacgccttgcttgatcgcacattccttgtcttttccgataatacggagacgatgtgaatgttacaatgtgtttggggaccttgtccctatacacttgtctgtttttcaattttggcctgtgcctttgggaatcacttaactcttcccaagattcagtcagtgtcgctgtgaactttaatgaatgacatccgtgtcgttttccctgagtctaaattgtggaatcagagttggcatcagattttgaaataaactgtgcctagcaagaatgccagttaattttctcttacaaatactgttagtacacacagtgtgaaaataaagagtggtcttattcaaagaacatatattctcttctcactaatcccccagtcggactctctttcccctctcctttgcacttaggtatccgacgagcatgaatccaggctgagtaaatacgggtggaagtgatgttcaccctgtgcagcatgggtccttcaaagcatcctacaagtgatccaccatataattttttccatatcgactgagcacagtagcctcaagcgtcgcaaacctgtttgaacttatatgttgatgatggcaaagctgcaaaatagtaggttgtgaggtccctgaaaccccgctcagaggaggccaacactgagctcttctataaaggaaagataagtttgtattatcatctaactactggtggttttcttttgttctgttacaggagcgagcatcaacttgactgacaaatgcccttcaccaaattctagactgaagaaccatgtctgtaaacaattaaacttccaacttcggaaacaacaagcaccactcaagaattgaaacagataatgaaaattataaatcatgacagtatttatttaggacaagacaccatgttattctctctaatcattctactgtaaattcacgatgtagaacgtatgttttacataatcccatgatttaggattcagatgtttttcagctggtgcaaatgtgtgagtttagcttgctttggggggcctggtaaacaatcgtgtaattggttagggagggtcctgagtataacttctacgtcatttcctgacgttgctctgaaggcggtgaatgaggactaagcagcacctcaatttccactctgaccacctcccaggcacaggggctgtatttcttttccctcagataaccaatcatttcttggaaatacttccgaacgtcatttcccaaatcaggacaagagagagtttctccatttgtcatctgcacttgtcgcaggctcttctcaaggctgaagagtagtttatcgaggaggatcgcatcccaagcagcatggctgttctctcttttgaggaggctgaggatctgctggagcatctgaccacggaaacaggtggcatgtgtcttctggattggggtgatattttctcctgtc contains these protein-coding regions:
- the LOC134364539 gene encoding interferon alpha-4-like yields the protein MALPFPLLMALLVLSCQATCSLGCDLPQAHSLGTRRALILLGRMRRISPLSCLKDRNDFGFPQEDLDGHQLQKARAISVLHEMTQQSFNLFCTEGSSAAWDESLLDKLCTGLYQQLDDLEACLMPEVGVEETPLVNEDFALAVRKYFQRISLYLKEKRHSPCKH